A window of Prevotella fusca JCM 17724 genomic DNA:
GGGCGTTCGTGAACTATACACACATATCCGTCATGGAAAGAAGTATTACGAAAAGTATCATGAGGCGATTGAAGCAGTAGAATCTGATGAAGATTTCATGGCTTTATACGAGCAGATGCCTGAGTTTGATGAGTTTGATGATGAATTTGTGGTTAATGAGGAGCGTTGGACAGAAATGATAGCAGCTTATATTGATGACCATATTGAGTATTTCGCAACAATTGAAGAATGAATAAGGAACAACAAGAAAGACGGAAGAAATCACCTGTACAGATAAGGAACAAGAAAGCCTCATTTGAGTATTTCTTTGTCGATACATTTACGGCAGGAATTGTTCTTACTGGTACCGAGATTAAGTCAATCCGTGCCGGTAAGGCTTCATTGGTTGATTCTTACTGTTATATAAATAAAGGTGAAATGTGGGTGCAGGGGATGAATATATCTCCTTATTTCTATGGCTCTTACGCCAACCATGAAGCCAAACGTCCCCGTAAGCTCCTGTTAACAAGAAAAGAGATACGCAATCTTGAAGCTGAGTCGAAGACTCCAGGCTACACTATTATCCCCACGCTTATCTTTATAGATGAGAATGGGCGCGCAAAGGTTG
This region includes:
- the smpB gene encoding SsrA-binding protein SmpB is translated as MNKEQQERRKKSPVQIRNKKASFEYFFVDTFTAGIVLTGTEIKSIRAGKASLVDSYCYINKGEMWVQGMNISPYFYGSYANHEAKRPRKLLLTRKEIRNLEAESKTPGYTIIPTLIFIDENGRAKVDIALARGKKEYDKRQTLKEKEDRREMDRARKHY